In Eubalaena glacialis isolate mEubGla1 chromosome 4, mEubGla1.1.hap2.+ XY, whole genome shotgun sequence, one DNA window encodes the following:
- the LOC133089607 gene encoding LOW QUALITY PROTEIN: microtubule-associated protein RP/EB family member 1-like (The sequence of the model RefSeq protein was modified relative to this genomic sequence to represent the inferred CDS: inserted 2 bases in 1 codon) — translation MAVNVYSTSVTSDNRSRHDVLAWINESLQLNLTKIEQLYSGAAYCQFMDMLFPGSIALKKVKFQAKLEHEYIQNFKILQAGFKRMGVDKIIPVDKLVKGKFQDNFEFVQWFKKFFDANYDGKDYDPVAARQGQETAVAPCLVAPALNKPKKPLSSSSAAPQRPIATHRTTATPKAGPGMMLKNPVVGNGDDEAAELMQXNVLKLTVEDLEKERDFYFGKLRNIELICQENEGENNPVLQRIVDILYATDEGFMIPDEGGPQEEQEEY, via the exons ATGGCAGTGAATGTGTACTCAACGTCGGTCACCAGTGATAACCGCAGTCGACATGACGTGCTGGCCTGGATCAATGAGTCTCTGCAGTTGAATCTGACAAAGATTGAACAGCTGTACTCAGGGGCTGCCTATTGTCAGTTTATGGACATGCTGTTCCCTGGCTCCATTGCCTTGAAGAAAGTGAAATTCCAAGCTAAGCTAGAACATGAATACATCCAGAACTTCAAAATACTACAAGCAGGTTTTAAGAGGATGGGTGTTGACAAAATAATTCCTGTGGACAAATTAGTAAAAGGAAAGTTTCAGGACAATTTTGAATTCGTTCAGTGGTTCAAGAAGTTTTTTGATGCAAACTATGATGGGAAAGACTATGACCCTGTAGCTGCCAGACAAGGTCAAGAAACTGCGGTGGCCCCCTGCCTTGTTGCTCCAGCTCTGAACAAACCGAAGAAACCTCTCAGCTCTAGCAGTGCAGCTCCACAGAGGCCCATTGCAACACACAGAACTACTGCAACCCCTAAGGCTGGCCCGGGCATGATGCTGAAGAATCCTGTTGTGGGGAACGGGGATGACGAAGCAGCTGAATTGATGCA CAACGTATTGAAACTTACCGTCGAAGacttggagaaagagagagatttctACTTTGGAAAGCTAAGGAACATTGAATTGATTTGCCAGGAGAACGAGGGGGAAAACAACCCTGTATTGCAGAGGATTGTGGATATTCTCTATGCCACAGATGAAGGCTTCATGATACCTGATGAAGGGGGCCCGCAGGAGGAACAAGAAGAGTATTAA